Proteins from a single region of Rhipicephalus sanguineus isolate Rsan-2018 chromosome 5, BIME_Rsan_1.4, whole genome shotgun sequence:
- the LOC119393307 gene encoding isatin hydrolase produces MATARMGFLGGSWRLLAGALPRHRRLRTNVSAAACPLLVLAACALSVRQATCQQTRSMGPKLVDLSYVFDKNTVYPTPSANFSMDVHYRKTKHGVRYQEENFCSSTQGGTHVIAPRHLLKGRWSVTDLPLNRLVVPGAVIDISIQVLRSRDYRLRITDVMRWEDIHGRLPQGCVLFVRTGWSRYWPSWYKYHGHPAAGTNGTFSYLPFDSRPHHPGIHPDTATWLVSKRKVYGVGIDAPSLDYGISKDLGAQHILLAANIYGLVNVANLQELPSVGSTLFVFPMKIRGAGAAPVRILAVVP; encoded by the exons TGGCGGCTGCTAGCCGGCGCACTCCCACGGCACCGGCGGTTGCGGACGAacgtgtcggcggcggcgtgtcCCTTGCTCGTGCTGGCTGCGTGCGCGCTGTCCGTGCGACAGGCGACATGCCAGCAGACGCGGTCCATGGGGCCCAAGCTGGTCGACCTGTCATACGTGTTCGACAAGAACACCGTCTACCCGACCCCGTCGGCAAACTTCTCGATGGACGTCCACTACCGAAAGACCAAGCACGGAGTCCG GTACCAGGAGGAAAACTTCTGCTCTTCGACGCAAGGCGGCACGCACGTGATCGCGCCTCGGCACCTGCTCAAGGGCCGCTGGTCCGTGACCGACCTGCCACTCAACCGGCTCGTGGTGCCCGGCGCGGTCATCGACATCAGCATCCAAGTTCTGCGCAGCCGCGATTACCGGCTGCGCATCACCGACGTCATGCGCTGGGAGGACATCCACGGACGGCTGCCGCAGGGATGCGTGCTCTTCGTGCGCACCGGCTGGTCCCGCTACTGGCCCTCCTGGTACAAGTACCACGGACACCCAGCGGCCGGCACCAACGGGACCTTCTCGTACCTGCCGTTCGACTCGAGGCCTCACCACCCGGGCATACACCCGGACACGGCCACGTGGCTCGTGTCCAAGCGGAAAGTGTACGGCGTCGGCATCGACGCCCCGTCACTGGACTACGGCATCTCCAAGGATCTCGGAGCCCAGCACATCTTGCTCGCGGCCAACATCTACGGACTAGTGAACGTGGCTAACCTCCAGGAACTGCCGTCCGTCGGCTCGACGCTGTTCGTCTTTCCTATGAAGATACGAGGAGCCGGAGCCGCTCCCGTGCGAATATTAGCTGTGGTGCCCTGA
- the LOC119392771 gene encoding uncharacterized protein LOC119392771, with protein MAPRKEARVSRTAAALCAVFVISVCTEKGSARPLHAHVAEHSHRHKRQLNGLFSSVLDGVKNLVNTGTSIAGLGTGMLNLGGDEGIGGVVSGMLNLLSIGSEIFTGILGTLLNGDLLGGLLPFFGGQG; from the exons ATGGCACCGAGGAAGGAGGCCAGAGTCTCGCGCACGGCCGCAGCCCTTTGTGCAGTCTTCGTTATATCCGTATGTACTGAGAAAGGGTCCGCGAGACCTTTGCACGCAC ACGTCGCTGAGCATAGCCACCGGCACAAGCGACAGCTAAACGGCCTGTTCTCCAGCGTGTTAGATGGAGTCAAGAACCTTGTGA ATACCGGAACGAGCATCGCCGGGCTTGGCACAGGCATGCTCAACTTGGGAGGCGATGAAGGCATCGGCGGTGTCGTCAGCGGAATGCTAAACCTTCTCTCGATTGGATCTG AAATCTTCACGGGAATTCTTGGCACCTTGCTGAACGGCGACCTCCTGGGTGGACTGTTGCCTTTCTTTGGCGGCCAGGGATAA